A genomic window from Parvularcula sp. LCG005 includes:
- a CDS encoding endonuclease domain-containing protein, with protein MKNTASASHPASAAIVVPESQLWQAFKAWKKDGVVFHRYASLGPYTVDFLCPEHRLIVEVDAVPLCSTEGRASDLARTGALEAKGYRIVRFWDDHVETHLDGVLRIVATALGQMPAGKATKPLKRSVTRRRGRVVRTVMTH; from the coding sequence ATGAAAAACACAGCCTCAGCATCCCACCCCGCCAGTGCCGCGATCGTGGTCCCCGAAAGCCAGCTGTGGCAGGCTTTCAAGGCCTGGAAGAAAGATGGAGTGGTGTTTCACCGCTACGCTTCCTTGGGTCCTTATACGGTCGATTTCCTTTGTCCCGAGCATCGGCTGATCGTCGAGGTCGACGCTGTGCCACTATGCTCGACAGAGGGGAGGGCGTCTGATCTGGCCCGTACAGGAGCGCTGGAAGCGAAAGGGTATCGCATCGTGCGGTTCTGGGACGATCACGTCGAAACCCATCTTGACGGCGTGCTGCGGATCGTCGCGACCGCCTTGGGGCAAATGCCCGCAGGCAAGGCGACAAAGCCGCTGAAGCGTTCAGTCACCCGGCGTCGGGGACGGGTTGTGCGGACCGTGATGACCCATTGA
- a CDS encoding ABC transporter ATP-binding protein: MSKSMTIQTKGLTRRFGSATVVDGLDLAVPEGSVFGFLGPNGSGKTTTLRMLLGLIKPHRGVVELNGANLRRNRRQALTGVGAIIEQPALYPSLTGRDALKMTCILLGHDQSRIDPILDVVGLKDAAHKRSKNYSLGMRQRLALAQALIGDPTLLILDEPTNGLDPSGIAEMRALIKSLPARFGTTVLLSSHLLSEVEQVANHCALIKSGKLVFQGPIAQLKADAGATLVIGADKPGRVVQLLGDRGLKGYQEGQRVMAVCDWDEMQLAAFLRTLVEDGLNVTHYELRAAQLENLFLQLTGTGGTA, from the coding sequence ATGTCCAAGTCCATGACTATTCAGACCAAGGGCCTGACCCGACGCTTTGGGTCCGCGACGGTGGTCGACGGCCTGGACCTCGCTGTGCCCGAGGGCAGCGTTTTTGGCTTTCTGGGCCCGAATGGCTCGGGCAAGACCACAACGCTGCGAATGCTGCTGGGGCTGATCAAACCCCACCGAGGCGTCGTGGAACTCAATGGCGCCAATCTGCGCCGCAACCGCCGTCAGGCCCTGACGGGCGTCGGCGCAATCATCGAACAGCCTGCACTTTATCCCTCGTTGACTGGGCGCGATGCCCTGAAGATGACCTGCATCCTGCTGGGGCATGATCAGTCGCGGATTGACCCCATTCTCGACGTGGTCGGTCTGAAAGACGCTGCGCACAAACGATCGAAGAATTATTCATTGGGTATGCGCCAACGGCTGGCGCTGGCACAGGCCCTGATCGGTGATCCCACGCTGCTCATCCTCGACGAACCGACCAACGGTCTTGATCCCTCTGGCATCGCCGAAATGCGAGCCCTGATCAAAAGCCTGCCCGCCCGGTTCGGTACAACCGTCCTGTTGTCGAGCCATTTGCTGAGCGAAGTCGAGCAGGTGGCTAACCATTGTGCGCTGATCAAATCGGGCAAGCTGGTCTTCCAGGGGCCGATCGCCCAGCTGAAGGCAGATGCGGGCGCGACCCTTGTCATTGGCGCCGACAAACCCGGCCGCGTCGTCCAGCTACTCGGCGATCGCGGCCTCAAGGGGTACCAGGAAGGGCAACGCGTGATGGCAGTTTGCGATTGGGACGAAATGCAGCTGGCGGCCTTCTTGCGCACGCTGGTCGAAGACGGCCTCAACGTGACGCATTACGAATTGCGCGCCGCGCAGCTGGAAAATCTGTTCCTGCAACTCACCGGCACGGGAGGCACGGCATGA